A single region of the Halorussus gelatinilyticus genome encodes:
- a CDS encoding DEAD/DEAH box helicase — MAESSTVSNQKALAGLFKNWQAANASLYQSHGKPSNGSGDGVEEINTAEDVKDTVEHAKAVVKPDQQNKKSYPIPLHQENDPTPTQQYVLWRPDSEQIGWYDSSFGVNGVTRFTSADTLLGTVVCERLQFWHPDATLVEDSELEDIDFPETRVNPRSESSSAEQDAFFNDLLEFVRTERDTERETNWDQHCETGIETLVDRGSAVGPFVPVTQGRGNDGNPKFIFQITAEDDEDIDLFEDEDVYPNNLYILDTVSDTDEFPIATEVTNVSGPSLTLQPDWETVENRPVVEKLLANEQTDFWVTPLLNPIPFERRLDAINEVKSDTGKRKLLTGSRPVRFSPNKFAVPSVEVDLNPYQKQALVWADSAEDMVCIHGPPGTGKTRTLTAYVKHAVTQGQSVLVAAHSNQAVDNLLVGDSTVNDPESDTLHAFVCDEERGEAELTIARVGHNSRNKVVQSHYMDVSPKSADVVAATTSGAAQFDKNEFDVAVVDEATQASRPATAIVVNCAQKVVLAGDHKQLPPYCADESMKTEDMHISLFEHLLDQYGDNVSVLLRRQYRMNEEIAEFPNQAFYDGNLETADKNADWQIDDLKPVALIDIEGTEKQETHGNSRYNVAEAEAVAKQVKLLMMSGLEPADIGIISAYSGQIGKIWSQLHRLDADDVDQVSVDTVDSFQGGEREAIIVSFVRSNPEGNSGFLTFPEEGPRRLNVALTRARKRLVVVGDFDTLSTVAPHRTTANSCANLYGELYELLDSQDRVLSMRS, encoded by the coding sequence ATGGCCGAGTCCTCCACAGTCTCGAACCAGAAAGCCCTCGCCGGTCTCTTTAAGAACTGGCAAGCGGCAAATGCGTCCCTCTATCAATCTCACGGCAAACCTTCAAACGGAAGCGGTGACGGCGTAGAGGAGATCAACACCGCCGAGGATGTCAAAGACACTGTAGAACATGCAAAGGCCGTTGTCAAGCCAGACCAGCAGAATAAGAAGAGCTACCCGATTCCCCTACACCAGGAAAACGATCCAACCCCTACCCAGCAGTACGTTCTTTGGCGCCCTGATTCGGAGCAAATCGGCTGGTATGATTCGTCATTTGGGGTGAACGGTGTCACTCGGTTCACCTCTGCTGACACACTGCTTGGAACAGTCGTCTGTGAACGCCTCCAATTCTGGCATCCTGACGCAACTCTCGTTGAGGACAGTGAGCTCGAAGACATCGACTTTCCGGAGACGCGGGTGAATCCGCGGTCGGAATCCTCCTCGGCTGAACAGGATGCATTCTTCAACGACCTCTTGGAGTTTGTCCGAACGGAACGAGACACCGAACGTGAAACGAACTGGGATCAACACTGTGAGACCGGGATTGAAACACTCGTCGACCGTGGGTCTGCGGTCGGGCCATTCGTTCCCGTAACCCAAGGTAGAGGGAACGATGGAAATCCCAAGTTCATCTTCCAAATTACCGCTGAGGATGATGAGGATATCGACCTCTTCGAGGACGAAGATGTGTACCCGAATAACCTCTATATCCTAGATACGGTGAGCGACACCGATGAGTTCCCCATTGCTACTGAAGTAACGAATGTGAGTGGCCCCTCGTTGACGCTTCAACCGGACTGGGAGACCGTTGAGAATCGTCCCGTTGTCGAAAAGCTACTGGCAAACGAACAGACCGACTTCTGGGTAACTCCGCTTCTTAATCCAATTCCGTTTGAGCGGCGGTTAGACGCGATCAACGAGGTGAAATCAGACACAGGAAAACGAAAGTTGCTTACCGGGAGTCGGCCAGTCAGGTTCTCGCCGAACAAGTTTGCGGTCCCTAGTGTGGAGGTGGACCTTAACCCGTATCAGAAGCAGGCGTTGGTCTGGGCTGACAGTGCGGAGGATATGGTTTGTATCCACGGGCCACCTGGCACTGGGAAGACGCGTACCCTCACAGCGTACGTCAAGCATGCTGTTACCCAAGGGCAGTCTGTGCTGGTGGCCGCTCACTCAAACCAAGCGGTCGATAATCTCTTAGTGGGAGACAGTACGGTGAATGACCCCGAATCTGATACACTTCACGCGTTTGTATGCGATGAGGAAAGAGGTGAAGCCGAACTGACGATTGCCCGAGTCGGGCATAACTCGCGGAACAAAGTCGTTCAATCACACTACATGGATGTCTCCCCGAAGAGTGCGGATGTCGTCGCAGCAACAACGAGTGGTGCAGCGCAGTTCGATAAGAATGAGTTTGACGTTGCAGTCGTTGATGAGGCGACGCAGGCGAGTCGTCCAGCGACTGCGATTGTCGTCAACTGTGCGCAGAAGGTAGTGCTGGCAGGCGATCACAAGCAGCTCCCGCCGTATTGTGCTGATGAGTCAATGAAGACTGAGGATATGCATATCTCGCTCTTTGAGCACCTCTTGGATCAGTACGGAGACAATGTTTCTGTCCTTCTGCGCCGCCAGTATCGGATGAACGAAGAGATCGCCGAGTTCCCCAACCAAGCGTTCTACGACGGGAATCTGGAAACCGCGGACAAAAACGCAGATTGGCAAATTGACGATCTAAAACCGGTGGCACTCATCGATATCGAAGGAACGGAAAAACAGGAGACTCACGGGAACTCGCGGTATAACGTCGCTGAAGCGGAGGCCGTTGCGAAGCAGGTCAAACTCCTCATGATGTCTGGGCTTGAACCGGCAGATATCGGCATCATTTCCGCGTATAGTGGACAAATTGGGAAGATTTGGTCACAACTACATAGACTTGATGCTGACGATGTGGACCAGGTATCAGTCGATACGGTTGACTCCTTCCAAGGAGGTGAACGGGAAGCGATCATAGTCTCGTTCGTACGGAGTAACCCGGAGGGAAACAGTGGGTTCCTGACGTTCCCCGAGGAAGGGCCACGGCGATTGAACGTCGCACTCACGCGTGCCCGGAAGCGACTGGTTGTGGTCGGGGACTTTGACACCTTGTCAACCGTTGCTCCACATCGGACGACAGCTAATAGTTGTGCTAATCTCTATGGGGAACTATACGAGCTGTTGGATTCGCAGGATCGGGTCTTGAGTATGCGGTCGTAG
- a CDS encoding HNH endonuclease has product MRAGTYEATVHARSVDPEFRATVLSRHDRTCPVSGVDHPGLLDVAHVLSWSDYPEHRADLSNVLALSKTHHAAFDRELFTIDQDYRLCVNPSFETQSDVLQRTIIDREGERISIPDDSLKPQYVAQHNAALEWV; this is encoded by the coding sequence ATGCGTGCTGGGACGTACGAAGCGACTGTCCACGCTCGCTCGGTTGATCCGGAGTTCCGTGCGACGGTGCTGTCCCGTCATGACCGAACGTGCCCGGTTTCTGGGGTGGATCATCCCGGACTATTGGACGTGGCGCATGTCCTGTCATGGAGTGACTATCCAGAACACAGGGCCGATCTCTCGAACGTGCTGGCGCTCAGTAAGACGCATCACGCGGCATTCGACCGAGAACTGTTCACGATTGACCAAGATTACCGGCTGTGCGTGAATCCGAGCTTCGAGACTCAGAGTGATGTGCTCCAACGGACGATTATCGACCGTGAGGGAGAACGTATCTCGATTCCAGATGATAGCTTGAAGCCACAGTACGTTGCGCAGCACAACGCGGCGCTTGAGTGGGTGTGA
- a CDS encoding DEAD/DEAH box helicase encodes MSDNTTSTDANARADVDADTIIDTFPRTSLTPDSEYLETIGLPAEPADTVPTAEVLRPELAEPYPHDLFSHQADALNALETGDNVAVTTSTSSGKTHIYGLQIARNLLDAGVLNPDGTRAAEHNDASTALCVYPMKALTKDQQEALDELYDQLGLDIRVEIYDGDTTGNRRAIREQADVILTNFAGLNVYLEHHDKWSRFYSALDLVAIDESHTYTGIEGMHVAWILRRMQRVADYWGGDPQYVLTSATIGNPRDHSEELINASVTVIDDDGSPHGPRDVILWNPPPRDKTQDPTPEEETFDIDIDDANDPEEEGEEFIAERVPASVEAPKVFNHLTSRGIRTLLFCDSRKLTELSIQRADEHRRNNPREYDHPTTVGREAYNAGLGRHTRHSREHQFKTGVLTGLATTSALELGIDIGNLDATVLMGYPGQRQSFWQRIGRAGREASRSLAVLVGDHRTLDQYILNHPEYLLENDVEDAVVDTSNNSVFATHVLAAADEIALDESDIGTFADEDRLRAAVKMWREAGFVDGYLDAAVHYSGPSRPQTRVNLYGTTDTDYRLQLAADVDRDKWGLPDDLDLEPIEQNRAYRDYHEGAVRLQNGQQFEVVNVDEDRPQPIIELKPVDCEYYTRTRNKVNVLDAESEESREVNGFTLHFGRGTVLVHHHSYDQLYIGNSDPKQQAIPTETPPILMDTQLCWVEVPEDVETALTRKYQDYGIETGVDPENTGIAHLGYIAGLHAAEHATIQTAPLELRVDKNDLGGLATLVMDTHYAHPDYDDITDSIGDSFEAATHALEQRTQELTGRTASGWFIYDGVDGGLGFARAIYENFEALAERARDQLRDCHCGQPNGCPACTFDENCGNDNKPLLRASAVDVLNQLLGDDTREDLSEHLPEDEHGGDRRPVVFYS; translated from the coding sequence ATGAGTGACAACACCACCTCGACCGACGCGAACGCACGAGCCGACGTTGATGCGGACACCATTATAGACACGTTCCCGAGAACCTCTCTCACCCCCGACTCGGAATACCTCGAAACCATCGGCTTACCAGCCGAACCAGCGGACACGGTCCCGACAGCGGAAGTCCTCCGTCCAGAGCTCGCCGAGCCATACCCGCACGACCTGTTCAGCCACCAAGCCGACGCGCTCAATGCACTCGAAACAGGTGACAACGTCGCCGTCACGACATCAACGTCCAGCGGGAAAACTCACATTTACGGCCTCCAAATCGCACGGAATCTCCTCGATGCTGGCGTGCTCAACCCCGACGGAACGAGAGCCGCCGAACACAACGACGCTTCAACCGCGTTGTGCGTGTATCCGATGAAGGCGCTCACCAAAGACCAGCAAGAAGCACTCGACGAACTGTACGACCAACTCGGGTTAGACATCCGCGTCGAAATCTACGACGGCGATACAACAGGCAACCGACGCGCCATCCGCGAGCAAGCCGACGTCATCCTCACGAACTTCGCCGGGCTCAACGTCTACCTCGAACACCACGACAAGTGGAGCCGATTCTACAGCGCCCTTGACCTCGTCGCCATCGACGAGTCGCACACGTACACTGGCATCGAAGGCATGCACGTCGCGTGGATCCTCCGCCGGATGCAACGCGTCGCCGATTACTGGGGCGGTGACCCGCAATACGTCCTCACCTCCGCCACAATCGGGAACCCCCGGGATCACTCCGAGGAACTTATTAACGCCTCCGTGACCGTTATCGATGACGACGGCTCGCCGCACGGCCCCCGCGACGTCATCCTCTGGAACCCGCCGCCGCGGGACAAAACACAGGACCCTACGCCCGAAGAGGAAACCTTCGATATCGACATCGACGATGCGAATGATCCAGAAGAGGAAGGCGAAGAGTTCATCGCCGAGCGCGTCCCGGCCAGCGTCGAAGCGCCGAAAGTCTTCAACCATCTGACCTCGCGCGGCATCCGCACGTTATTGTTCTGCGACAGCCGCAAACTCACCGAGCTTAGCATCCAGCGGGCAGACGAACACCGCCGGAACAACCCCCGCGAATACGACCATCCGACCACCGTCGGGAGAGAAGCGTACAACGCTGGCCTCGGTCGCCACACCCGTCACTCCCGCGAACACCAGTTCAAAACCGGCGTCCTCACCGGCCTCGCAACGACATCCGCACTCGAACTCGGGATCGATATCGGCAATCTCGACGCGACCGTTCTCATGGGCTATCCCGGCCAGCGACAGTCCTTCTGGCAACGCATCGGCCGCGCCGGCCGCGAAGCAAGCCGCAGCCTCGCTGTCCTCGTCGGCGATCACCGCACACTCGATCAGTACATCCTCAACCATCCCGAGTACCTCCTCGAAAACGACGTCGAAGACGCCGTCGTCGACACATCGAACAACTCTGTCTTTGCGACTCACGTCCTCGCCGCCGCCGACGAAATCGCACTCGATGAATCAGATATCGGTACGTTCGCGGATGAAGACCGACTTCGGGCTGCCGTCAAGATGTGGCGCGAAGCTGGCTTCGTCGACGGCTACCTTGACGCCGCCGTTCACTACTCCGGCCCGAGCCGCCCACAGACACGCGTCAACCTGTACGGCACCACCGACACGGACTACCGCCTTCAACTCGCAGCCGATGTCGACCGTGACAAGTGGGGCCTCCCCGACGATCTCGACTTAGAACCAATCGAACAGAACCGCGCCTACCGCGACTACCACGAAGGCGCAGTCCGCCTCCAGAACGGTCAGCAGTTCGAAGTCGTCAACGTCGACGAAGACCGCCCGCAACCCATCATCGAACTCAAACCAGTCGATTGCGAGTACTACACCCGTACCCGAAACAAAGTCAACGTTCTTGACGCCGAGTCCGAAGAATCCCGCGAGGTCAACGGATTCACTCTCCACTTCGGCCGCGGAACCGTGCTCGTCCACCACCACTCCTACGACCAGCTCTACATTGGCAATAGCGACCCGAAACAACAAGCAATCCCGACAGAAACCCCGCCGATCCTGATGGATACGCAGCTTTGCTGGGTGGAAGTCCCGGAAGACGTCGAAACCGCCCTCACCCGCAAGTACCAGGACTACGGCATCGAAACCGGCGTCGACCCCGAAAACACCGGTATCGCCCACCTCGGATACATCGCTGGGCTCCACGCCGCAGAACACGCCACTATCCAAACCGCCCCGCTCGAACTCCGCGTCGACAAAAACGACCTCGGCGGCCTCGCCACGCTCGTCATGGACACCCACTACGCCCACCCCGACTACGACGACATCACCGACTCCATCGGCGACTCCTTCGAAGCCGCCACCCACGCACTCGAACAACGCACTCAGGAGCTCACCGGCCGCACCGCCTCCGGCTGGTTCATCTACGACGGCGTCGACGGAGGCCTCGGCTTCGCTCGCGCCATCTACGAAAACTTCGAAGCGCTCGCCGAACGCGCCCGCGATCAGCTCCGCGACTGCCACTGCGGTCAACCCAACGGCTGCCCTGCCTGCACTTTCGACGAAAACTGCGGCAACGACAACAAACCCCTCCTCCGGGCCTCTGCCGTCGACGTCCTCAACCAACTCCTCGGCGACGACACCCGCGAGGATCTCTCAGAGCACCTTCCTGAGGATGAACATGGTGGCGACCGCCGCCCCGTCGTCTTCTACTCGTAA
- a CDS encoding ribonuclease H-like domain-containing protein, giving the protein MTGDTDSTTDGETPLELLALPASTLDRVSQPAVRDAVQYFTAALITVPGARTPTAYATARDAAPDLPVLHPQRGHGADRVHHYRYSSDAGVHGAPDTAPPPETIDILAVQSGDVLPRLQTQLSSGERQTGSEAATYLFVPQLSVEWDTTTLSTTLPQAEQLAAITATLSEPVTVLAGGQPAEYYHKWSLSYNHSSVQVPISGLGASEEHGLKFAQYTCTPQGTVAAEAVDADQFGLKALNGVAESTAKRLRRQGCQTTGDVQNLAISTLTDLSGIGQTTAEKIHAHADVIDSGEPIVLTNKTPVKTRDDRPPLCLDIETDGLSPTIIWQFGVYDPATDTHQAFIEKQHPNDPKPVLEAFITWFLANHQDRTVLTWNGYNFDYPQITQFLEQHLPEYVEAWNDIWTYDLYKWAVRDGNALLPGRTNKLDHVARALGYDPAGTGLTGAQTAAAYQEFMRNPDSPAAEPDWERHKAYCEDDCRALWHVYQAITNATRRDMTDSGTGGATGQQAGLTDF; this is encoded by the coding sequence ATGACCGGAGACACCGATTCGACCACGGACGGCGAAACACCCCTGGAGTTACTGGCACTTCCCGCGTCTACCCTCGACCGCGTGTCACAGCCTGCGGTCCGTGACGCTGTCCAGTACTTCACGGCTGCGCTCATTACTGTCCCTGGGGCCCGAACCCCGACTGCGTATGCGACCGCCCGTGACGCCGCACCGGACCTCCCAGTTCTCCACCCGCAACGCGGCCACGGTGCTGACCGCGTCCACCACTATCGATACTCCTCTGACGCGGGCGTTCACGGAGCACCTGACACAGCGCCACCCCCCGAGACGATAGACATTCTCGCCGTCCAAAGCGGGGACGTCCTCCCTCGACTTCAGACCCAGCTGTCATCGGGTGAGCGGCAGACAGGCTCCGAGGCGGCGACGTACCTCTTCGTCCCCCAACTCTCCGTTGAGTGGGATACGACGACCCTCTCCACGACCCTCCCTCAGGCTGAGCAGTTGGCGGCGATCACTGCTACCCTGTCCGAACCAGTCACGGTCCTCGCAGGCGGCCAGCCAGCAGAGTACTACCACAAGTGGTCACTCTCGTATAATCACTCATCAGTGCAGGTCCCGATTTCTGGACTCGGAGCGTCTGAGGAACACGGACTGAAGTTCGCACAGTACACCTGCACGCCTCAAGGGACGGTTGCAGCAGAAGCTGTCGACGCCGATCAGTTCGGGCTCAAAGCGCTGAACGGTGTCGCCGAGTCTACTGCGAAGCGGCTCCGCAGACAGGGATGTCAAACAACGGGCGATGTCCAGAACCTCGCCATCAGTACGCTCACGGACCTTTCCGGCATTGGACAGACGACTGCCGAGAAGATACACGCTCACGCAGACGTCATCGACTCAGGCGAACCCATCGTTCTCACAAACAAGACACCAGTCAAGACACGTGACGACCGCCCACCGCTCTGCCTCGACATCGAAACCGACGGGCTCTCCCCTACCATCATCTGGCAGTTCGGCGTCTACGACCCAGCAACTGACACACATCAAGCGTTCATCGAGAAGCAACACCCAAACGACCCGAAGCCAGTACTTGAAGCGTTCATCACGTGGTTCCTCGCCAACCACCAAGACAGAACAGTGCTCACATGGAACGGGTACAACTTCGACTATCCACAGATCACCCAGTTCCTTGAACAGCACCTCCCCGAATACGTCGAGGCCTGGAACGACATTTGGACATATGACCTATACAAATGGGCCGTCCGCGACGGGAATGCCCTCCTCCCCGGTCGAACGAACAAACTCGACCACGTTGCTCGCGCGCTCGGCTACGATCCTGCCGGAACCGGGTTAACTGGCGCGCAAACCGCTGCTGCGTATCAAGAATTTATGCGCAACCCGGACTCTCCAGCGGCTGAACCGGACTGGGAACGCCATAAGGCGTACTGCGAAGACGACTGCCGGGCACTCTGGCACGTCTACCAAGCAATCACGAATGCCACGCGACGTGATATGACCGACAGCGGCACTGGCGGCGCAACCGGACAACAAGCTGGCCTCACCGACTTCTAA
- a CDS encoding restriction endonuclease, translating into MTGIAIITAGREDAYQDYVQSVREGHDPAEFEGYLSDTEIDAVTDSETGKVHLWGTTVDSKWQFVEGGDIALIYRGGRYIAQATVVRTRDDLDLAEHLWRIEGNPWDPESPWRYLVFLAGVEEIDVDVELFNELTGYQDNYIPQGFSRVSDARIREIEDSYESVETAINELTGSGVRVHEFDEEPLQEEPEEEGEPDLGERIVTASRDGNQYEVLEELAAKAFSRLGFEARWIEGGDDTDVEITAPIHAVVEVKARSSGTLASPDATRIQGHKERHSADHAIVVAPGFTPAAIEDADRQGIVLLATDHLQALLERREAYGIPPEELSKYLTEPGAFQDDRLDQIDDDLRTRLGGTEDLLAVMEALQRADPEEGTADRLRLILKGMYDEERVPDQHVIERSLNLLAHPSIQLAEYKEGQYQPTTTKENAEVLLRRVGNLITEVSKLGEE; encoded by the coding sequence ATGACAGGAATTGCTATTATTACAGCGGGACGTGAGGATGCGTATCAGGACTATGTGCAGTCGGTGAGGGAGGGACATGACCCAGCGGAGTTTGAGGGGTATCTTTCTGATACCGAAATTGATGCTGTGACTGATTCAGAGACGGGGAAGGTGCATCTCTGGGGGACGACGGTTGATTCTAAATGGCAATTCGTGGAGGGTGGGGACATCGCGTTGATCTATCGGGGTGGACGGTATATCGCGCAGGCGACGGTTGTCCGGACACGTGATGATCTTGACTTGGCGGAGCATCTCTGGCGTATTGAGGGGAATCCGTGGGATCCTGAGAGTCCATGGCGGTATTTAGTTTTCTTGGCTGGTGTGGAGGAGATTGATGTTGACGTTGAGTTGTTCAACGAACTCACGGGGTACCAGGATAATTATATCCCGCAGGGGTTCAGTCGGGTCTCAGATGCTCGGATTCGTGAAATAGAGGATTCGTATGAGTCCGTTGAAACTGCGATTAACGAGTTGACTGGGAGTGGCGTCCGTGTGCACGAGTTTGATGAGGAGCCTTTACAGGAGGAGCCTGAAGAGGAAGGAGAACCGGATCTCGGGGAGCGTATTGTTACTGCGAGTCGGGACGGTAATCAATATGAGGTGTTGGAGGAACTGGCCGCTAAGGCGTTCTCTCGGTTGGGGTTTGAAGCGCGGTGGATCGAAGGCGGAGATGATACGGATGTTGAGATTACGGCTCCGATTCACGCAGTTGTTGAGGTGAAGGCGCGAAGCAGTGGGACGTTGGCCTCGCCGGATGCAACGCGAATTCAGGGGCATAAAGAGCGACATTCGGCCGACCATGCGATTGTGGTTGCGCCTGGCTTCACCCCGGCAGCAATTGAAGATGCGGACCGACAAGGAATCGTCCTCCTTGCGACCGATCACCTTCAAGCGCTCTTAGAACGGCGTGAGGCCTATGGGATCCCGCCTGAAGAGCTCTCGAAGTACCTCACTGAACCGGGTGCATTCCAAGATGACCGGCTTGATCAAATTGATGATGACCTACGAACTCGTCTCGGTGGCACAGAGGACTTGCTAGCCGTGATGGAAGCGCTTCAACGAGCAGATCCAGAAGAAGGAACCGCTGACCGGCTTCGCTTGATTTTGAAAGGTATGTACGACGAGGAGCGTGTTCCGGACCAGCACGTTATTGAACGGTCACTCAACCTATTGGCTCACCCAAGTATACAACTGGCAGAGTACAAGGAGGGGCAGTATCAGCCAACAACAACCAAAGAGAATGCGGAAGTCTTGCTCCGACGGGTCGGGAATCTCATTACTGAGGTAAGTAAGTTAGGCGAAGAGTGA
- a CDS encoding MBL fold metallo-hydrolase encodes MEISFHHANPDAGNESVLLRFEFDGFTENPCLLIDAGQGVDVDRLLESNDRLAGICLTHAHLDHYSSLSAAHRDGIPIFTSPATASVLGDVFDVASDEYGVRASGEVTNAITPVEDWRSITSEVEIHPVPTGHIPGAVGFLVRVVDDGETYHLLATGDFTCRSAGGFTGFPPEEFIDIDALFLPAATNESFSRSLTNALGTALEHAHGGAPTLVATSGLVGVQVAYLLDALREEYDLGVPIRVVGQVAKLYERLDYDCAGIEQIPVFEDPQTCLGHGVITIAGPEIPRERSSGRLFDCLRENANACVVQLVGSGNDPVAEGRCTIHEYELVNHPTPQTLKSVHDAVDPTETVIIHRHGGAGGKFNDFDSVVWGTGDTNKHTLFDGEQWRLPPAAGGGTVVSNGERNLQQFASTELLHSFSVPSLTRHDDPDLEAEGINQAEIASLLHHGPNAATSLDAPNHSEETQATMSDTESMTADDDSTNDDAEEKATHRQTGLIDTTGVTRGDQTSMEATEQLDTSSLTPKNMVSQRAAKQLRESQSEADLDNSVNDDNGEPGTGQEIDSTAETEGAQTTGNTEAEDNEPEQEPEGESASPEQSSPVEEASQERQDPQTGEGNPTTESTVTPEGDKSAKEADTESERENGNAETTEGDSITVSLDPLAVALAEWSVTTSDQEDVQTVDDFVTEAVRQYVVALLAGEASGSEKQGFAVNLTGSPTVEQTIEDLVRNSGELDSTMDILAKGIAATLDTDIDSAVEIRNMDDHREYLDAIVRNESNTFTNHEEIVEAAINWQLCTE; translated from the coding sequence GTGGAGATCTCATTTCATCATGCGAATCCCGATGCAGGCAACGAGTCCGTCCTGTTACGTTTCGAGTTTGATGGGTTCACGGAGAATCCCTGCCTGCTGATCGACGCTGGGCAAGGAGTAGATGTTGATCGGCTCTTGGAATCGAATGATCGGCTGGCTGGGATATGCTTGACACACGCCCACCTGGATCATTACTCTAGCCTCTCGGCGGCTCACCGTGACGGAATTCCTATCTTTACTTCGCCGGCAACCGCCAGTGTTCTCGGTGACGTCTTTGATGTTGCGAGCGATGAGTATGGAGTCCGAGCGAGTGGCGAGGTTACCAACGCGATCACACCGGTTGAAGATTGGAGGTCTATCACCTCCGAAGTTGAGATCCATCCTGTTCCTACCGGGCATATTCCGGGAGCTGTTGGGTTTCTAGTGCGGGTAGTGGATGATGGAGAGACCTATCACTTGTTGGCCACCGGTGACTTTACGTGTCGGAGTGCTGGCGGATTTACGGGCTTCCCTCCAGAGGAGTTCATCGATATTGATGCGCTGTTTTTACCTGCTGCAACGAACGAGTCGTTTAGCAGGTCGCTCACTAACGCGCTTGGGACGGCGCTTGAACACGCACATGGCGGTGCGCCGACGCTCGTGGCGACCAGCGGTTTGGTCGGTGTCCAAGTGGCCTACCTGTTAGATGCGTTGCGGGAAGAGTATGATCTCGGTGTGCCGATTCGTGTTGTCGGTCAGGTCGCTAAACTCTATGAGCGACTTGACTACGATTGCGCTGGCATAGAGCAAATCCCGGTGTTCGAGGACCCGCAAACGTGTCTTGGGCACGGTGTCATCACGATTGCCGGCCCGGAGATCCCCCGTGAACGTAGTAGCGGACGGTTGTTCGATTGTCTTCGTGAGAACGCGAATGCATGTGTTGTGCAGTTAGTGGGCTCTGGCAATGACCCGGTGGCAGAAGGTCGGTGCACGATTCACGAGTACGAGTTGGTGAACCATCCTACTCCACAGACCCTCAAGTCCGTCCACGATGCTGTGGATCCGACGGAGACCGTTATCATTCACCGTCACGGCGGTGCCGGCGGGAAATTCAATGATTTCGACAGCGTCGTCTGGGGGACCGGCGATACAAACAAGCACACACTATTTGATGGCGAGCAGTGGCGGTTACCTCCGGCAGCAGGTGGTGGAACCGTCGTGTCGAATGGTGAGCGGAACCTCCAGCAGTTTGCCAGTACGGAACTCCTCCATTCGTTCTCAGTACCGTCACTTACTCGTCATGACGACCCCGACCTCGAAGCTGAAGGGATCAACCAAGCAGAAATCGCCTCGTTACTTCATCACGGTCCCAACGCAGCGACAAGCTTGGACGCACCAAACCACTCCGAAGAAACGCAAGCGACAATGTCTGATACGGAATCCATGACAGCAGACGATGATTCGACGAACGATGACGCTGAGGAGAAAGCGACGCATCGACAGACTGGATTAATCGATACGACTGGTGTTACCCGCGGTGACCAGACGTCTATGGAGGCGACAGAACAACTGGACACCTCGTCGCTTACACCGAAGAACATGGTTTCTCAACGAGCCGCCAAACAACTCAGAGAATCGCAATCCGAAGCCGACCTTGATAACTCGGTGAACGATGACAACGGTGAGCCCGGCACGGGCCAAGAGATTGATTCTACAGCGGAGACGGAGGGTGCGCAAACGACCGGGAACACGGAGGCAGAAGATAACGAGCCTGAACAAGAACCGGAAGGCGAGTCGGCTAGCCCTGAACAGAGCAGTCCCGTCGAAGAGGCCAGTCAAGAACGCCAAGACCCCCAGACAGGCGAAGGCAATCCCACTACTGAAAGTACAGTTACTCCTGAGGGTGACAAGTCCGCTAAGGAGGCGGATACCGAATCAGAGCGCGAGAACGGAAATGCTGAAACGACTGAGGGAGACAGCATAACTGTCTCTCTTGATCCATTGGCAGTGGCATTAGCCGAATGGTCCGTCACGACATCTGACCAGGAAGATGTTCAGACAGTAGATGACTTCGTGACTGAAGCCGTGCGACAGTACGTCGTAGCATTGCTCGCCGGTGAGGCTTCGGGGAGTGAGAAACAGGGGTTCGCTGTCAACCTAACTGGTAGTCCTACTGTCGAGCAAACGATTGAGGACCTTGTTCGTAATAGTGGCGAACTCGATTCGACCATGGATATACTTGCAAAAGGGATTGCAGCCACTCTTGACACCGACATAGACTCAGCAGTTGAAATCCGCAATATGGATGATCACCGTGAATACTTAGACGCCATAGTACGGAATGAGTCCAACACCTTTACCAACCACGAGGAAATCGTCGAAGCAGCCATTAACTGGCAACTATGCACGGAATAG